The following DNA comes from Papaver somniferum cultivar HN1 chromosome 4, ASM357369v1, whole genome shotgun sequence.
GCCCGTAAACAATGTGGAACTAGGAAACGTAGAGTTCTCTGATTGCGTTGTTCGTCTATCTTTTGGTTTTGGAGTATGTGCTTTTGTTCCAAACGTGGTGTTTTGATCTTGTAGTAATTTTGGACCTGCACATCACCACATAGGAAGAAAGATCAAATAGAAAAAATAACCCCAGGTTAACCTTCTATTCCTGTAATTAAATTCGGGTATTTTACTTCAATGATAATATTCCCAAGTAAAAGAAGTAGCAACTAAAATCTTTGCTGGAAAAACTGAGAAGTGGTATGTTCATATGGTTATATGTTGATATTTCACAAactcttttactgaaatttaCTAATTCTTCCAAACAAAAACTATCTTTCTCAAAAAAGTTAGAATCAGAAGTTAGTCAAACAAGTCGCTGCATGAACACACACCCCTATGAAGATGGTGCAAGTGAATCCCTACCGCATACACGAAGAATCAAATGTAACTGTAGCTACAAAAGAGAGAACCAAGATGTTATTTCCACTATTTGGCGTGGTAAGAATGGTATCTGCTAGATGCTATTTCCACTATGGATTGGACATTTCTAGCAAACAAGGTTTTGAATAACTTAGTCATGTCTCCGAGTCTCTGACTCTTGCAAACTGACCTTGTATTTTGAGGATACATATTGAGGCTTAATTTGTTTAACATAAACTCATCAGGATCTAGAATTGATGCAGAGATATGTTTTATAATTAAACTCATCAGGATCTAGCATTGATGCAGAGATCTGTCTTAAAAATTCAactccttttttattttttggccAGATGCTCACTTCAGGTTTCTGACTCTACATGGACGTATAAGTTTTAAAAATCCAAGATACGCACAAGGCAAATTCAAATACTCAAAAGAAACCAACCTTAGTTTCATGTAAAAGGAGCTTCACCTTTTCAAGTTTCTCAACTTTGTACTCAACAATCTTCTAAAGTTAGATGGCACATCATGCCTTTGCTGCAATATATTTCAAGCAAACATTCATTATTTCTGTTCGTAAGAAATATGAGTAAAAGTGCATGTCTTAATGTTTAAATGTGTATCCTATTCTAAATATTTGAACATGCATGATTTCTACTAATCTACTAGAAGCACACAAGAATGGCAACATATGTAAATTGAAAGCAGTaacatgaatatatatatatatatatctgacCGCAATAAAGTCGTTGATAGAACCAATATCTGCTCTAATGGGATCTGTTATGTTAGAAAGTGCTTCAAGGATCATTTCAATAACTATACCACCATCATCAAGGATCCTTTAAGCCATTCTCAACTGTAGATATTTTATAGGATTTCTATTTTTTAAAATCTCTTAAATATATTTGGCGTTTCAATGACTTAATTCTCGTAGTTGAAGTTGAATAAGATCGACGACATGGTGTGGTTTTTCTCTCTGTTCCCTTTTCTATAAGTCCCATTAAAAGATATTCTAAATTTAGCTCTGGTTTGATACTAATCATATATAATTGAAAACACCAACAATGGAGAAGGGATTATAACATTTCTCCATGACCAATTGATTCCAAGTGTAAACAGTAAACACCACAAATCCTGGATGATCAAACCCTAACAGATCATCTAAAACTAATACATTGGCGAACCAAATGGATCACAAGGAAACTCTTAGAATAGATAAAGTCCTCGTTCTAAATAAACATCTGGGTTCTTCACCTTGGATTGGATgacaaaaactaaagaaaaatagatGGGTACTTTTCTGCCTTCCGCAATTGAACTGTTTGAACTAAACCAGTTCTATACATGGAACTAAATCTAATAAGCGATATATTGGTTAAAATCTGATTAACAACCAAAAGGTGAAGATGATGGCGGTGGAACATTGGTGGGGGAGTTGCCCTGCGTATGATTCTTGTTGAATAGGTGTATTTAGTAGGGATGTATTTGTCCGAGTCTGAAAGATATACAGAATCAGTCTTAGTTAACGAGTTAACTACGATTTTCGCATTCCTCGAATcctttttgctctccctttaacaaaaatcgaaAGGAAATGTTAAAACGGaaagttttagaaaaaaaatatttttgagatttgATATTATCCCATAAATCAGGATATTCTCCCGCCTTGTTTTCCCTCCAAATCTTCCATTGTGTTGGTTATAAAAACTATGATCCATTTGTCTCAAAATCATTATTCTGATTACGGAGAGCAAGCATCAAAAAGAGGAGGAAGAAATTGTCAGGTACATTTTTAtatgatttcttttcttttcttttttgaatacCCATGAGTGATGACTCCATGACTCTGTGTATGATTGGATTGTGCTGGTTTGATTTGTACCATCCTAGTGTGTGAGTTTTTTTAATATGTATAATGCTTCCTTCGTGTTTGTTAAAACGCCTCAACAAAATTGTTTATGGATATAGTAGAAATTACTTTTTATTTCCTTCTTATTTTGGTTGTAACTTATGATTGCTTGGTAGAATGCGAGATTTTGAAAGTCGTCAGCGAGCAGCTCTTTACACAATGCTTATGCTGATGCAAATTTTGACGCTActtattttacaaaatatatatttcTTTCCTTACAAGGGCTCCCTATACGAATAGAACTAGCGTGAGAAATGAGGTATTGGGAAGAATGTATACAGAGAGTGATACTTATTGCCATGAACAATTAAGAATGAATCGATCTGTTTTCCATTGCTTGTGTGCACAATTGCGAGGGTATGGATTAGTTGATGGAAGATATGTCAAAATTGAGGAACAAGTAGCCATGTTTTTACATATTGTTGGTCACGACTTGCGAGTTAGAAATTCTGTTTTCCAGTTCTGTCGGTTGGGGGAAACTGTTTGTAGATATCCATATGGTTTTATCATCCTTGCTCAGTTTGTACGGGGATGTAGTTAAGCCGGCTACCGCTGCAAACTCTCCTATTGATTGTTCCGTCGAGCGCAATtggcatcgttgttttaaggttGGCATTCCTATGTATTCAGTTTATGATGTAGATGAACCTGTGATTTTTTTACTAATTTATTTAACTAATTAGATTAGTTTATATATATCCATAGGATGCAGTGGGTGCGATTGATGGTACTCAAATCCAGGCAACCGTTCCATTAGAGGATCAAGCGAGATATAGGAATAGAAAACAAGTAATCAGTCAGAATGTGCTTTTGGCATGCACTTTCAACATGAAATTTACTTACGTCCTTGCTGGTTGGGAAGGGTCTGTGCATGACGGTCGTATGTTAAGAAATGCCATAACTCGTGAAGGCCGAAGGAAGGAAGCTAGCATGGATAAAGATGAAGCTTCAAAAAATATAGTTCGGGTTTCCATTTGTTAGAACTTTTTCTCCACGTATTTCATAATGTTTAGATTTCTGATGTTTTATTTGCTTTTATGGCTCACAActtaaatcaataaatatgaaaaaatataTTCTTTACGTGGAAATAATGAGCAATCAAACGGTAGAAATTATCTTTTTCGTGGAATAGTTGTCTGATATCAAACGGAGGTATTCATAATTCCACGAAATGAGTTTCCGGGGAATCTAATTCCATGAAAATTAGGCTTATTCCATGAAACTAATTCCCTGCTATCAAACACAACCTTATAAGCACCGAGAGCAAGAAAGGTACGTATATATATCGTAATACAGGATCTAACGATTAACTTATTTTAGTTTCTCTAAGTACTTGTATTTTGATTATTAACCTAGTCTAGGGGACGAGACTTGCTTAATTAAactcaaaatatttttattacTCTCTCCATTTATGGAAAAAATATACTTTTACTTTTTTAATTTGGCTTAGTTTctgaaaaaaaagatatttttacttttttttaatttagcttatttttaggctaaaatgaaaaagtggaaATATCTCTTTTtcagaaacggaggtagtatgaCTCTGCAAGATCAGTACGACTTTAGATCTTTTTGTCAAGTGTATAGTGGCTGCTATTTTGATACCCAACAGCTAAAAACGCTGCTTGGCAAAAGATAAAAACAAGCGTTTGTAGTCCGACGTTTTGGATAATTGTCTCTCGAATCAGTCATTCTCCCTCAAGGCTGTATAACGACACGCAGCTGATTAACGATACCTTTAGCCTTGCAATATTCCCTCAGTTTCGAGTTTTGCCAAACTGGATTCACCTCCACCTTCAAGTAACGCATTCGTTATCAAAACAGCAAGTAGGAGAAatgacaagaagaagaaaagaaaaagtaaatgctAGAAAAAAGATTGAACACAAAAGAAGAAGGGGTTCACTTGATTAACAACAGGAGGGGTGCCAAAACAGTTTGAAGCTTCTTGCAAGAAAAATTACTGACACCAATTGTCCAAGA
Coding sequences within:
- the LOC113273170 gene encoding telomere repeat-binding factor 5-like; this translates as MILEALSNITDPIRADIGSINDFIAQRHDVPSNFRRLLSTKLRNLKRNRRLTWGPKLLQDQNTTFGTKAHTPKPKDRRTTQSENSTFPSSTLFTGQKIAEAENKSFVAHEAVKEAERVEVMAEQSACTKLFFEDILEQWQPIEKVKSKNKLEGVSG